A single window of Bradyrhizobium daqingense DNA harbors:
- the otnK gene encoding 3-oxo-tetronate kinase has protein sequence MTLALGCIADDYTGASDLANTLTRAGLRTVQTIGVPADDLALPEVDAVVVSLKSRSIEAGLAVSRSRAAETWLRGRGARHVLFKICSTFDSTDAGNIGPVMDTLRADCGEAIVLVTPAFPETGRTVYQGNLFVGAVPLNESPLKDHPLNPMHDSNLVRVLARQSKTQVGLVDLATVTRSADAVRARLAELAGKGIGAAITDAVFDRDLETIGLVAAEHRLSVGASGIGLGLARALVSTGKVKAASASSGTGAAVGGPSACLAGSCSQATLQQIANAERVMPVLHLDPEQIVAGGGEAQRALAWARPRLADGPVLVASSATPEAVAAVQSRHGRDAAGHAIEQAMADIAEGLVQAGVRRLVVAGGETSGAVVDRLKIPGFLVGVEIAAGVPVLRAVGAEAGEMLLALKSGNFGGPAFFSDALGLMR, from the coding sequence GTGACACTTGCGCTGGGCTGCATCGCCGACGACTACACCGGCGCCTCCGACCTCGCCAACACGCTGACGCGTGCGGGCTTGCGCACCGTCCAGACCATCGGCGTGCCCGCGGACGATCTCGCGCTGCCCGAGGTCGACGCGGTCGTGGTGTCGCTCAAGAGCCGCTCGATCGAGGCGGGCCTTGCCGTGTCGCGCTCGCGCGCGGCGGAGACATGGCTGCGCGGCCGCGGCGCGCGCCACGTGCTGTTCAAGATCTGCTCGACCTTCGATTCCACGGATGCCGGCAATATCGGCCCGGTGATGGACACACTGCGCGCCGATTGCGGCGAGGCCATCGTGCTGGTGACGCCGGCCTTCCCGGAGACCGGCCGTACCGTCTATCAGGGCAACCTCTTCGTCGGCGCCGTGCCGCTGAACGAAAGTCCGCTGAAGGATCATCCGCTCAACCCGATGCACGATTCCAACCTGGTGCGCGTGCTCGCGCGCCAGAGCAAGACGCAGGTGGGCCTCGTCGATCTCGCTACCGTCACTCGCAGCGCAGATGCGGTCCGGGCGCGGCTGGCGGAGCTCGCGGGCAAGGGCATCGGCGCTGCAATCACCGACGCCGTGTTCGACCGCGATCTCGAGACCATCGGGCTCGTTGCCGCCGAGCATCGGCTATCGGTCGGCGCCTCCGGCATCGGCCTCGGGCTGGCGCGGGCGCTGGTCTCGACAGGCAAGGTCAAGGCGGCGTCAGCAAGCAGCGGGACGGGCGCGGCCGTCGGCGGCCCGTCAGCCTGCCTTGCCGGAAGCTGCTCACAGGCAACGCTTCAGCAGATCGCCAATGCCGAGCGCGTCATGCCCGTGCTGCACCTCGATCCCGAGCAAATCGTCGCGGGCGGTGGCGAAGCGCAGCGCGCGCTGGCCTGGGCTCGGCCGCGGTTGGCGGATGGTCCCGTTCTGGTTGCTTCTAGCGCAACGCCGGAGGCCGTCGCCGCCGTTCAGTCACGCCACGGCCGCGACGCCGCCGGCCACGCCATCGAACAGGCCATGGCCGATATCGCCGAAGGGCTGGTGCAGGCCGGCGTCAGGCGCCTGGTCGTTGCCGGCGGCGAGACGTCCGGCGCCGTGGTCGATCGGTTGAAGATTCCTGGATTTCTCGTCGGAGTAGAAATTGCAGCAGGCGTTCCGGTGCTGCGCGCGGTGGGCGCAGAGGCTGGCGAGATGCTGCTCGCTCTGAAGTCGGGGAATTTCGGCGGCCCGGCGTTTTTCTCCGACGCGCTTGGGCTCATGCGCTGA
- a CDS encoding methyl-accepting chemotaxis protein, whose product MLATISIRAKIISVVAFLLVAMAGMGVLAVMKMRSMNANTVDITTNWMPSVRVLGELRASVITYRNVVRQHMLSETLDDKLATEKTAATVTEALAKVRAKYEPMITSPEERALYSQWSKLWDEYKKGTEEVMALSRKEAGKLPREAQELNSKTVNKIGLQADEVLNKDIELNNKGGDQAAQDAADSYAYAFMLVSVILGIAVVIGIGLSFYLVRDVSNGINSITEPMQALGKGDLSAEVPHRGEKTEIGAMADVLQIFKEALIAKKAADEAAAADAEAKIERGRRVDNITREFETMIGEIVQTVSSASTQLEASASTLTSTADRSQRLATTVAGASEEASTNVQSVASATEEMASSVGEISRQVQESARMAGDAVGQARSTTERVSELSKAAARIGDVVELINTIAGQTNLLALNATIEAARAGEAGRGFAVVASEVKALAEQTAKATGEIGQQISGIQAATNDSVGAIKEISSTIERLSEISSAIAAAVEEQGAATQEIARNVQQAAQGTQQVSSNITDVQRGATETGTASSQVLSAAQMLSRDSNRLKLEVGKFLNSVRAV is encoded by the coding sequence ATGCTCGCCACCATTTCCATTCGCGCCAAGATCATCAGTGTCGTGGCGTTCTTGCTGGTTGCGATGGCCGGCATGGGCGTCCTCGCTGTCATGAAGATGCGGTCGATGAACGCCAATACCGTCGACATCACCACGAACTGGATGCCCAGTGTGCGGGTGCTCGGCGAGCTTCGGGCGAGCGTCATCACCTATCGCAATGTAGTCCGCCAGCACATGCTATCCGAAACGCTCGACGACAAGCTGGCGACCGAGAAGACCGCGGCCACCGTGACTGAGGCGCTCGCCAAGGTGCGCGCCAAGTACGAGCCGATGATCACCTCCCCGGAAGAGCGGGCGCTTTACAGCCAGTGGTCCAAGCTTTGGGACGAGTACAAGAAGGGCACCGAGGAGGTCATGGCGCTGTCGCGCAAGGAGGCTGGCAAGCTTCCCCGCGAAGCGCAGGAACTCAACTCCAAGACCGTCAACAAGATCGGGCTTCAGGCCGACGAGGTTCTGAACAAGGACATCGAACTCAACAACAAGGGCGGCGACCAGGCCGCCCAGGATGCAGCGGATAGCTATGCCTATGCCTTCATGCTGGTTTCGGTCATTCTCGGCATCGCCGTCGTGATCGGCATCGGTCTCAGCTTCTATCTCGTCCGTGACGTCTCCAACGGCATCAACTCAATCACCGAACCGATGCAGGCACTGGGCAAGGGCGACCTGTCTGCCGAAGTGCCGCACCGGGGCGAGAAGACGGAGATCGGCGCCATGGCCGACGTGCTCCAGATCTTCAAGGAGGCGTTGATCGCCAAGAAGGCTGCCGACGAAGCCGCTGCGGCCGACGCCGAAGCCAAGATCGAGCGCGGCCGCCGCGTCGACAACATCACCCGCGAATTCGAAACCATGATCGGCGAGATCGTCCAGACGGTGTCGTCGGCCTCGACCCAGTTGGAGGCTTCCGCCTCGACGCTGACATCGACCGCCGACCGCTCCCAGCGACTCGCGACCACGGTTGCCGGCGCTTCGGAGGAAGCCTCGACCAACGTGCAGTCGGTGGCCTCGGCGACCGAGGAGATGGCGTCATCGGTCGGCGAGATCAGCCGTCAGGTGCAGGAATCGGCTCGCATGGCCGGCGATGCCGTCGGCCAGGCGCGCAGCACCACCGAGCGCGTCAGCGAGCTCTCCAAGGCAGCTGCCCGCATTGGCGACGTCGTCGAGCTCATCAACACCATCGCCGGACAGACCAACCTGCTGGCGCTCAACGCGACCATCGAGGCGGCGCGCGCCGGCGAAGCCGGCCGCGGCTTCGCCGTGGTGGCTTCCGAGGTGAAGGCGCTCGCCGAGCAGACGGCGAAGGCGACCGGCGAGATCGGCCAGCAGATCTCCGGCATCCAGGCCGCGACCAACGATTCGGTCGGCGCGATCAAGGAGATCTCCTCGACCATCGAGCGTCTGTCCGAGATCTCTTCGGCGATCGCGGCGGCCGTGGAGGAGCAGGGCGCAGCGACCCAGGAGATTGCTCGCAACGTGCAGCAGGCAGCGCAAGGCACCCAGCAGGTTTCTTCCAACATCACCGACGTGCAGCGCGGTGCGACTGAGACCGGCACGGCTTCCTCGCAGGTGCTGTCGGCGGCACAGATGCTGTCCCGCGATTCCAACCGGCTCAAGCTCGAGGTCGGCAAGTTCCTCAACTCCGTCCGCGCCGTGTGA